TTTAGTGATGTGCGATACTTGATTATCGAAAAGCTATCACTAATTCAAGTAGTTACTCCAAATGAATAACAGTGCTGCCAGATGGTAATAAGCCCCGAATtggatataaaatatttaacatagaaCAATGAGCAATGCAGTCCCGGAATTTTTCTCCAACAATACGTGGTTAGGAAATTCTACCGCAAATTAATTAGAATCCAGTTTAGAGTTACCattacgaaaacaaaaattgatttgcAATTGTGTAATTTCCAATAAGTTGATCTATTATAAAATACTAAACGTTTACAGCTACAGCCTTATTTCTTAAATaactaaattaataaatgtGGAACCAATAATTGTTCTTTGGGTGAAACTTCCTATTCGAGTTGTATTAGCGGAACtcgatattattttctttttaggtTCTCTATAGTAAAAGTGACGTGAAAATAGTTTTACAGATATTCAATTATGAGGAAAAAAGCCCCATAGGAAATTGTTAatcgatatttaaaatttttattccgtagcattaaacttttaatttaaataatttacacCAGAAAACCAGTTACGATAGTATTAAATTCGGTacgcaaatttttaaaaacaacgtATAAAAGaggttaaataaatattggttcAACATGGgcacaaaaataaatgtgtatCCGTATAAGTGCAACTGTATATAGGAAAATTAATCATTTTCTAaagaatttgttgatttttgcatTAAATCCAAACCGTCAGAATAAGAATTGAACTCATGGAAAATAAATTGGGATGAGTCTCAGTTATTTACAGCTTTATTGATTATAAGAGATGTCACAGTTTTTGGCCAATACCGAATACTTaactattttgttatttgatcaCCGAGAGGTTAGCAGCTTTGTTCCTGTTCCGTATAAATCTCAAATACTTAAATTATATACTTACTACTTTATATTGAATGTCCTATGTGACATCACTCTTGCCCTTAAGCAGCTTAACTTTTCATAACGATGATGACAAATTTATGACGAGAACTTTACCAAGAGCCTATGAAATAGGTatgtattttcaattaaaatccaatatatattttcaaatattttttactctcgatgttgatttttaaattgaaatacaatTGTACTAAACCAAATCAACTACAGTTACACAATACCAAATACAATACTTCACAAATACCACATATAAAGgccaaaatgtttcaaaatgcaattggatataaataaaagttatatacaaaaaaaaaattactgattgcAGAAATTCTTTCTCCATTACCTCATTTGAGAGCTAAGGGTTTATGTCGCATGCATTTagataacatacatacaaactaaatttatatattattatttaaactttatCTTCTAAGGTTTTTTTGACAATACTACTACAATATCTACTAGCCAGTAAAATGATTGCCTTAAATCGCCTTCACACAGGTAAGGTGCTTTAGTCCAAGCTTCGATAAGGAAACCCATATGCTCTAGTAATTCAAAAAACTCTACAGCTTCCGCTTCGAAACTTAATTGCTGAGAACGTTCGGGCCAGTGCTTTAGTAAAGGACGCAGCGGCATATGGGACGAATTCATTTCTACATAATGTACATAAGGTAAAACCAGTGCTAAAACAACACGTCCATTTGGCGCTAACGCTTTGTAGATTTCTTCCAAGAGATCTATTGGATCAATGCAACGATCGAGTACATTTAAGCATGATATCAATTGAACATTTTGTACTTCACTTATACGATCAAGAATattgaaatttctattttttaatctttcacgCATTGTCCAACTAGTTTCTGTAGCAAATGTATGAATTTTGCAATTGGGATACAAATCCTGTACGGATTTAAGCAAACGTACGGTAATTTCTCCATCTCCTGCACCAATGTCCAAACAATGGATCtgtaaagttatttattttaaaatattgaataaaattatgtaaGGAAATAATACAAGTGCAATAGTAGAATACTTACAATGTCACAAGATTTCACATCGAAATCACCGAATTTAAGTAGTCTGCCAAATTGCTGTTCTGATAGTATAAACATTGAACCACGATTGAGATAACCATTTATATCAGTCTGtgtcataaaaaattgtaaaactacTCGAGCTACAGCATGCCAGATGTGAAGCCAAATATTTGTGGAAAGTTCTTTGGCACGTTCTAGCCAACGCATTGTCGATTCATCTGGCTGAAGCAATGGTACGAATTTGGTTTGGAATTTCGGAGGTAGTTCATGATTAGTTGTATACCACTGAAAATATAATAGCGattgcaaatatatataaataagaggaagcaatatttaaaaatgtatgtatgtacatacgtgcaatttttttattttggtttaattattttggaaaaacaaagacaaaaactatttttcctCGTTATCAGTTTGCTTTATTTAACGTCTTGTTATATTTGATACAATAGTAGAAGTAGACAATTTTCCTAGAACTTCAAGATGTTTTCTGCGAAAACTTCCTGcatcatttttcaatatattgcGCTCAGTTTATGCTTcatgataaaatatataaaagcaaaCAATTCTGTGCACATTTGAGCATTGGGGCAAAGAAAGAAgcttaaataattcataaatcttatctaattttttccttatacaaatatttattttttcataaatttaattagtaattgCCGAACTTACACATGCGTACGTGTATTTGTTTACTTAActaagtaaaggaaattgtttaTTGTACTTACAAGTCTAGTATCAAGTTCTTCCAAAGAACGATCATTGTGGAATTTTTGAAAGATGGCTCGCGCTAGGGTTCCTCGCGGACGATAACAagtcatttaaataaatttgtgttaTGTTAAGATGAACGAAAAACCGGAAATATATGCGACTTTCTGCGTTGGTTAGTATTGATTTTTTTCAGGAACAATTTGTTGTCATCAGAAGCTTAATATAAGTAAACTTCTTTCAACATCTTTTAGCGCTACTTTGTGACAatcatattttactttactcTATTTTAAactgccataaaaaataaatgataagcTTGTTCTTAAAATGGTagcacaatttttaaatattcataggAACAAGTTGAGAAATTTTAATAGAGTGATGCGAaggaactgaaaataaaaacgtttggagaaaaaacaaaacgacaAGGTGAACAAGGTAAAACGTTTTCAAGCCGAATACTTTTGCCAGAGAACTTAGACGTACAGAAAAGcgaatacagtaggttctgttttatgcggcttttttttatgcggttttgaaatagtgcggtgtttttttaaattacaaaatgcatgtcgacctatcgggaattcaagattctaaaccagctaagcaaaaactcatcacaaattgcatcagaaatgctaaccctacaagtatggaaccgcctgcataactatctagatcagacgtgtacatttcctaaagtgacgaaagtgattttacgccaaatcctaaacgaacgcgcaacatgtgggtattgtctgattttatttctgacttaaatttatttttcgattctgacgtttcttaaataaagatataattttcaaaaatacaatattttgtttatgcgattttatttaattatttcagattcatgcggtctatggaacgtatctatagttataatatgggaatagtgcccttttttatgcgattttattacattatttcagatttatgcggttttagcacttttgaaacgtatctatagttttactatagaactagtagctttttttatgctgtttttttttatgctgtttcttgcggaacgtatctaacgcataaaaacagaacctactgtaatggtcgaattttcaaaaaccatTACAACTGGAGAAGCGAATTCACTGCACCGACAAATTACACTTTAAGCTTTCAAAGgtatgcatataaatttttCAGGCATGGTTTTCTCGACTGTAGACAACGAAATTTTCTAACTTATGCGAAATatctgtatatgtgtatatattttctgCATACGACATGCTTTTCACAAAACAATCATTTATCGTTCGCACCATATACAAAACAATAAAGTTTTCAAGcataaattcaaagaaaaaattggccTAAGTGCACGCAGGGATAAATGACTTACATTAATTGGTTGATAAATATTTCACAggtacgataaagttccaaaaCAGTAAGCTGAATaaatgtttttcgaaaata
The sequence above is drawn from the Anastrepha obliqua isolate idAnaObli1 chromosome 4, idAnaObli1_1.0, whole genome shotgun sequence genome and encodes:
- the LOC129243673 gene encoding protein-L-histidine N-pros-methyltransferase, translated to MTCYRPRGTLARAIFQKFHNDRSLEELDTRLWYTTNHELPPKFQTKFVPLLQPDESTMRWLERAKELSTNIWLHIWHAVARVVLQFFMTQTDINGYLNRGSMFILSEQQFGRLLKFGDFDVKSCDIIHCLDIGAGDGEITVRLLKSVQDLYPNCKIHTFATETSWTMRERLKNRNFNILDRISEVQNVQLISCLNVLDRCIDPIDLLEEIYKALAPNGRVVLALVLPYVHYVEMNSSHMPLRPLLKHWPERSQQLSFEAEAVEFFELLEHMGFLIEAWTKAPYLCEGDLRQSFYWLVDIVVVLSKKP